A window of the Egibacter rhizosphaerae genome harbors these coding sequences:
- a CDS encoding LamG domain-containing protein, translating to MLILSALVATTLALVACEGAQTPDGSGESDGSTPPGAESEALEGQGVDPTAGTAHVRPVHFYGFDEGEGTTVGDATGGFDLEVADAGVVSWTGDGLRVDGDTTISSDGAPAQLYDAVADSGEVTVEAWVTPDNLEQNGPARIVALSAASNRHNLLIGQGEYRGEGDLVEAREGRRDNGDYTAAQTPTGALTDTDPVHVVVTIADGDATVYVDGEQAAVDNGAGHPDDWDTDTPLTLASDADGGRNWHGTYHLVALYDTALTHDQIATNHTAGPNTTTPDNGGEPDEPDEGDEPDPGDPDDGDDDGSSPEPGDGEPASEVSRHGITWTFDDEYPVGRYANGDYWVQGPVDIVDIDPASQNSSGGRTINGSMINPSPEDGSSTGYGQTRDTGYDPSLNVADGVSTSDPLTVEPDSSLVSAISVDEDDARPGLESAAVLTVVDQPPPEDSFRPAYSSDDTTATHTTNDLDYDLLPDLDPVDGAPDPTDLASDFERVWLDHVPGWNGRAIHPTTNMPGYGRDMASKLGQGSLALMLDHPTEQKHDLLVNYVQIGIDFHGIVDNGGEENWVPNGGHAQGRKWPILFAGHLLDDPTMATIGDRDDVYFGEDAQTFHVTQEDVDRGVGYTSDDIGMPEWGIRHATDPSRDTPDWNRSYRQCCTANSWAGHVLSARLMNLQDAWNHDPLFDYTDRFIDTQEPGDHERFWDRPFTENMWDTYHTE from the coding sequence TTGCTGATTCTGAGCGCACTCGTCGCAACAACGCTTGCCCTGGTCGCCTGTGAAGGGGCCCAGACTCCGGACGGTTCCGGCGAAAGCGATGGTTCGACACCACCCGGTGCGGAGTCGGAAGCCCTCGAGGGGCAGGGCGTCGACCCCACCGCGGGGACCGCGCACGTAAGACCCGTCCACTTCTACGGTTTCGATGAGGGCGAGGGCACAACCGTCGGCGATGCTACGGGTGGGTTCGACCTCGAGGTCGCCGATGCCGGTGTGGTGTCGTGGACCGGTGATGGGTTGCGCGTCGATGGTGACACCACCATCTCCTCGGATGGGGCGCCCGCCCAGTTGTACGACGCGGTCGCCGACTCGGGCGAGGTCACCGTCGAAGCGTGGGTCACCCCCGACAACCTCGAGCAGAACGGGCCCGCACGCATCGTCGCCTTGTCGGCAGCGAGCAACCGGCACAACCTGCTAATCGGCCAAGGCGAATATCGGGGCGAGGGCGACCTGGTCGAAGCACGCGAAGGCCGCCGCGACAACGGCGACTACACCGCCGCGCAGACCCCCACCGGTGCGCTCACCGACACCGACCCGGTGCACGTGGTGGTCACCATCGCCGACGGGGACGCGACCGTCTACGTCGACGGCGAACAGGCCGCGGTCGACAACGGCGCCGGCCACCCCGACGACTGGGACACCGACACGCCCCTGACGCTGGCCAGCGACGCCGACGGCGGCCGCAACTGGCACGGCACCTACCACCTCGTCGCCCTCTACGACACCGCCCTGACCCACGACCAGATCGCCACCAACCACACCGCCGGCCCCAACACAACCACCCCCGACAACGGAGGGGAGCCCGACGAGCCCGACGAGGGTGACGAGCCCGACCCCGGCGATCCCGATGACGGCGACGACGACGGGTCGAGTCCGGAGCCTGGGGATGGCGAGCCCGCGAGTGAGGTGTCGCGGCACGGGATCACGTGGACCTTCGACGATGAGTATCCGGTGGGCCGCTACGCCAACGGCGACTACTGGGTCCAGGGCCCGGTGGACATCGTCGACATCGACCCCGCCTCGCAGAACTCGTCGGGGGGCCGCACCATCAACGGGTCGATGATCAACCCCAGCCCCGAGGACGGCAGCTCCACCGGCTACGGGCAGACCCGCGACACCGGCTACGACCCGAGCTTGAACGTCGCCGACGGCGTATCGACCTCTGACCCGCTGACCGTCGAGCCCGACTCGTCGCTGGTGTCAGCGATCTCAGTCGACGAAGACGACGCCCGCCCAGGCCTGGAAAGCGCCGCGGTACTCACGGTGGTCGACCAGCCCCCACCCGAGGACAGCTTCCGCCCCGCCTACTCCAGCGACGACACCACCGCCACCCACACCACCAACGACCTCGACTACGACCTGCTGCCTGACCTCGACCCCGTCGACGGCGCCCCCGACCCCACCGACCTCGCCAGTGACTTCGAACGCGTGTGGCTGGACCACGTGCCCGGCTGGAACGGCCGCGCCATCCACCCCACCACCAACATGCCCGGCTACGGCCGCGACATGGCCAGCAAACTCGGCCAAGGCTCGCTCGCGCTCATGCTCGACCACCCCACCGAACAAAAACACGACCTACTAGTCAACTACGTCCAAATCGGCATCGACTTCCACGGCATCGTCGACAACGGCGGCGAAGAGAACTGGGTCCCCAACGGCGGCCACGCCCAAGGCCGCAAATGGCCCATCCTCTTCGCCGGCCACCTCCTCGACGACCCCACCATGGCCACCATCGGCGACCGCGACGACGTCTACTTCGGCGAAGACGCCCAAACCTTCCACGTCACCCAAGAAGACGTCGACCGCGGCGTCGGCTACACCAGCGACGACATCGGCATGCCCGAATGGGGCATCCGCCACGCCACCGACCCCAGCCGCGACACCCCCGACTGGAACCGCAGCTACCGCCAATGCTGCACCGCCAACTCCTGGGCCGGCCACGTGCTCTCCGCCCGCCTCATGAACCTCCAAGACGCCTGGAACCACGACCCCCTCTTCGACTACACCGACCGCTTCATCGACACCCAAGAACCCGGCGACCACGAACGCTTCTGGGACCGCCCCTTCACCGAAAACATGTGGGACACCTACCACACCGAGTGA
- a CDS encoding cell wall-binding repeat-containing protein → MLGRLQLALVLLAVVVVAAMGSPHDSPGPSARGEDTDAGNGELQVTRAAGEDRVGTAIAAAGEVFGGAETAVLARADDYADALAGATLAVEHDAPLLLTPRGELDERVADTLQTLGVEEAFVLGGDAALSRDIDRSLNDLDVEVDRLAGDDRFETATKVAEQLPDQEVDTAYLVEGRHADPARGWPDAVAVSALAAAEGSPILLTDHDQLAPATTEALEHVDEVEIIGGSAAVSDNIETQVATLAEHIGRTSGDDRYETSLEVAERHAERSGQPPDTAWLATGQAFPDALTAGANAATTNSLLLLIDDASESEASAAAELLDRTTAQSLELIFVGGPAAIPDRVMDAVTGSLSEERGGTRPDPEAEPADGESASEVSRHGITWTFDDEYPVGRYANGDYWVQGPVDIVDIDPASQNSSGGRTINGSMINPSPEDGSSTGYGQTRDTGYDPSLNVADGVSTSDPLTVEPDSSLVSAISVDEDDARPGLESAAVLTVVDQPPPEDSFRPAYSSDDTTATHTTNDLDYDLLPDLDPVDGAPDPTDLASDFERVWLDHVPGWNGRAIHPTTNMPGYGRDMASKLGQGSLALMLDHPTEQKHDLLVNYVQIGIDFHGIVDNGGEENWVPNGGHAQGRKWPILFAGHLLDDPTMATIGDRDDVYFGEDAQTFHVTQEDVDRGVGYTSDDIGMPEWGIRHATDPSRDTPDWNRSYRQCCTANSWAGHVLSARLMNLQDAWNHDPLFDYTDRFIDTQEPGDHERFWDRPFTENMWDTYR, encoded by the coding sequence ATGCTTGGCCGACTCCAGCTTGCCTTGGTTCTGCTCGCAGTGGTCGTTGTGGCAGCGATGGGATCCCCTCATGATTCCCCTGGACCTTCTGCGCGAGGGGAGGACACCGACGCAGGAAACGGCGAACTACAGGTCACACGCGCCGCCGGCGAAGACCGAGTCGGAACCGCCATTGCGGCCGCTGGTGAGGTGTTTGGTGGGGCGGAAACGGCGGTGCTGGCGCGAGCAGACGATTACGCCGATGCGCTCGCGGGCGCCACCCTCGCGGTCGAGCACGACGCGCCGTTGCTGCTCACCCCGCGCGGCGAGCTCGACGAACGGGTGGCCGACACGCTGCAGACCCTCGGCGTGGAGGAGGCCTTCGTCCTCGGCGGAGACGCCGCGCTGTCAAGGGACATCGATCGGTCACTCAACGACCTCGACGTCGAGGTCGACCGGCTCGCCGGTGACGACCGGTTCGAGACCGCCACCAAGGTCGCCGAGCAACTTCCCGACCAAGAGGTGGACACGGCCTATCTCGTGGAAGGCCGCCATGCCGATCCTGCCCGCGGGTGGCCCGACGCGGTCGCGGTCTCCGCACTCGCCGCCGCAGAAGGCAGCCCGATCCTGCTCACCGACCACGACCAGCTGGCGCCGGCCACCACCGAGGCGCTCGAGCACGTCGACGAGGTCGAGATCATCGGCGGTTCGGCGGCGGTCTCCGACAACATCGAGACCCAGGTCGCGACCTTAGCCGAGCACATCGGTCGCACCAGCGGCGATGATCGCTACGAAACCTCGCTCGAGGTCGCCGAACGCCACGCCGAACGAAGCGGCCAACCGCCCGACACCGCCTGGCTGGCCACCGGTCAGGCCTTCCCCGACGCCCTCACCGCCGGAGCCAACGCCGCCACCACCAACAGCCTCCTACTACTGATCGATGATGCGTCCGAGAGCGAAGCCTCGGCCGCTGCTGAGTTGCTCGACAGGACGACCGCGCAGTCGCTAGAGCTGATCTTTGTCGGCGGCCCAGCGGCTATACCTGATCGCGTGATGGATGCCGTCACAGGGTCTCTCAGTGAGGAGCGCGGCGGCACGCGCCCCGATCCCGAGGCGGAGCCTGCTGATGGCGAGTCTGCGAGTGAGGTGTCGCGGCACGGGATCACGTGGACCTTCGACGATGAGTATCCGGTGGGCCGCTACGCCAACGGCGACTACTGGGTCCAGGGCCCGGTGGACATCGTCGACATCGACCCGGCCTCGCAGAACTCGTCGGGGGGCCGCACCATCAACGGGTCGATGATCAACCCCAGCCCCGAGGACGGCAGCTCCACCGGCTACGGGCAGACCCGCGACACCGGCTACGACCCGAGCTTGAACGTCGCCGACGGCGTATCGACCTCTGACCCGCTGACCGTCGAGCCCGACTCGTCGCTGGTGTCAGCGATCTCAGTCGACGAAGACGACGCCCGCCCAGGCCTGGAAAGCGCCGCGGTACTCACGGTGGTCGACCAGCCCCCACCCGAGGACAGCTTCCGCCCCGCCTACTCCAGCGACGACACCACCGCCACCCACACCACCAACGACCTCGACTACGACCTGCTGCCTGACCTCGACCCCGTCGACGGCGCCCCCGACCCCACCGACCTCGCCAGTGACTTCGAACGCGTGTGGCTGGACCACGTGCCCGGCTGGAACGGCCGCGCCATCCACCCCACCACCAACATGCCCGGCTACGGCCGCGACATGGCCAGCAAACTCGGCCAAGGCTCGCTCGCGCTCATGCTCGACCACCCCACCGAACAAAAACACGACCTACTAGTCAACTACGTCCAAATCGGCATCGACTTCCACGGCATCGTCGACAACGGCGGCGAAGAGAACTGGGTCCCCAACGGCGGCCACGCCCAAGGCCGCAAATGGCCCATCCTCTTCGCCGGCCACCTCCTCGACGACCCCACCATGGCCACCATCGGCGACCGCGACGACGTCTACTTCGGCGAAGACGCCCAAACCTTCCACGTCACCCAAGAAGACGTCGACCGCGGCGTCGGCTACACCAGCGACGACATCGGCATGCCCGAATGGGGCATCCGCCACGCCACCGACCCCAGCCGCGACACCCCCGACTGGAACCGCAGCTACCGCCAATGCTGCACCGCCAACTCCTGGGCCGGCCACGTGCTCTCCGCCCGCCTCATGAACCTCCAAGACGCCTGGAACCACGACCCCCTCTTCGACTACACCGACCGCTTCATCGACACCCAAGAACCCGGCGACCACGAACGCTTCTGGGACCGCCCCTTCACCGAAAACATGTGGGACACCTACCGATAG
- a CDS encoding cell wall-binding repeat-containing protein, protein MVALLPAAALAEPVEPTNRADDPSLGELQVQRFGGSDRIGTAAIIAGEVFGGAETAVLARADDYADALAGATLAVEHDGPLLLTPRGELDERVADTLQTLGVEEAFVLGGAAALSSSIDRALDDLDIEVNRLAGDDRFETAIKVAEQLPDQEVDTAYLVEGRHADPARGWPDAVAVSALAAAEGSPILLTDHDQLAPATVAALEHVDEVEIIGGSAAVSDNVETHVATLAQHVGRTSGRDRYETSLELAERHAERSDQQPDTAWLATGQTFPDALTAGANAATTNSLLLLADTREPSVQGDATLDWLQGRAGQLRGLTFIGGAAVMSDQFVDSIVGPVREEQERIAEEQRGGDGRDPDEGDEGDDGNEPDPGDDDDGSEPDDPDEGDGASPEPGDGEPASEVSRHGITWTFDDEYPVGRYANGDYWVQGPVDIVDIDPASQNSSGGRTINGSMINPSPEDGSSTGYGQTRDTGYDPSLNVADGVSTSDPLTVEPDSSLVSAISVDEDDARPGLESAAVLTVVDQPPPEDSFRPAYSSDDTTATHTTNDLDYDLLPDLDPVDGAPDPTDLASDFERVWLDHVPGWNGRAIHPTTNMPGYGRDMASKLGQGSLALMLDHPTEQKHDLLVNYVQIGIDFHGIVDNGGEENWVPNGGHAQGRKWPILFAGQLLDDPTMATIGDRDDVYFGEDAQTFHVTQTEIDREGNHADPDHRHYNPDYSDGYTQDMLGMPEWGQRHATDPNRDTPDPGRSYRQCCTAASWHGHVLSARLMDLQDAWNHDPLFDYSDRYLGETTDPAWPNLNPTGSNRFSDRPFTENMWHTHR, encoded by the coding sequence ATGGTCGCGCTGCTACCGGCGGCGGCACTCGCCGAACCGGTCGAACCGACCAACCGTGCAGACGACCCGAGCCTTGGAGAATTGCAAGTCCAGCGTTTCGGCGGGAGCGACCGGATCGGCACGGCAGCCATCATTGCTGGTGAGGTGTTTGGTGGGGCGGAGACGGCGGTGTTGGCGCGCGCGGATGATTACGCCGATGCGCTGGCAGGCGCCACCCTCGCGGTCGAGCACGACGGGCCCTTGCTGCTCACCCCGCGCGGGGAACTCGACGAACGGGTCGCCGACACGCTACAGACCCTCGGCGTGGAGGAGGCCTTCGTCCTCGGCGGAGCCGCCGCGCTGTCGAGCAGCATCGATCGGGCACTGGACGATCTCGACATCGAGGTCAACCGGCTGGCCGGTGACGACCGGTTCGAGACCGCCATCAAGGTCGCCGAGCAGCTTCCCGACCAAGAGGTGGACACCGCCTACCTCGTGGAAGGCCGCCATGCCGATCCTGCCCGCGGATGGCCCGACGCGGTCGCGGTCTCCGCACTCGCCGCCGCAGAAGGCAGCCCGATCCTGCTCACCGACCACGACCAGTTGGCGCCGGCCACCGTCGCGGCGCTCGAGCACGTCGACGAGGTCGAGATCATCGGCGGCTCGGCGGCGGTCTCCGACAACGTCGAAACCCACGTCGCGACCCTGGCCCAGCACGTCGGTCGCACCAGCGGTCGCGATCGCTACGAAACCTCCCTCGAGCTCGCCGAACGCCACGCCGAACGAAGCGACCAACAACCCGACACCGCCTGGCTAGCCACCGGACAGACCTTCCCCGACGCCCTCACCGCCGGAGCCAACGCCGCCACCACCAACAGCCTCCTACTACTGGCCGACACGCGCGAGCCAAGCGTCCAAGGAGACGCGACACTCGATTGGCTCCAAGGACGAGCCGGGCAGCTGCGAGGGCTTACGTTCATCGGCGGAGCAGCGGTTATGTCTGACCAATTCGTCGACTCGATCGTTGGTCCAGTCCGAGAAGAGCAGGAGCGCATCGCTGAGGAGCAACGGGGAGGCGACGGCAGGGACCCCGACGAAGGCGACGAGGGCGACGACGGCAACGAGCCCGACCCCGGCGACGACGATGACGGCAGCGAGCCCGACGATCCCGATGAGGGCGACGGGGCGAGTCCGGAGCCTGGGGATGGCGAGCCCGCGAGTGAGGTGTCGCGGCACGGGATCACGTGGACCTTCGACGATGAGTATCCGGTGGGCCGCTACGCCAACGGCGACTACTGGGTCCAGGGCCCGGTGGACATCGTCGACATCGACCCCGCCTCGCAGAACTCGTCGGGGGGCCGCACCATCAACGGGTCGATGATCAACCCCAGCCCCGAGGACGGCAGCTCCACCGGCTACGGGCAGACCCGCGACACCGGCTACGACCCGAGCTTGAACGTCGCCGACGGCGTATCGACCTCTGACCCGCTGACCGTCGAGCCCGACTCGTCGCTGGTGTCAGCGATCTCAGTCGACGAAGACGACGCCCGCCCAGGCCTGGAAAGCGCCGCGGTACTCACGGTGGTCGACCAGCCCCCACCCGAGGACAGCTTCCGCCCCGCCTACTCCAGCGACGACACCACCGCCACCCACACCACCAACGACCTCGACTACGACCTGCTGCCTGACCTCGACCCCGTCGACGGCGCCCCCGACCCCACCGACCTCGCCAGTGACTTCGAACGCGTGTGGCTGGACCACGTGCCCGGCTGGAACGGCCGCGCCATCCACCCCACCACCAACATGCCCGGCTACGGCCGCGACATGGCCAGCAAACTCGGCCAAGGCTCGCTCGCGCTCATGCTCGACCACCCCACCGAACAAAAACACGACCTACTAGTCAACTACGTCCAAATCGGCATCGACTTCCACGGCATCGTCGACAACGGCGGCGAAGAGAACTGGGTCCCCAACGGCGGCCACGCCCAAGGCCGCAAATGGCCCATCCTCTTCGCCGGCCAGCTCCTCGACGACCCCACCATGGCCACCATCGGCGACCGCGACGACGTCTACTTCGGCGAAGACGCCCAAACCTTCCACGTCACCCAAACCGAGATCGACCGCGAAGGCAACCACGCCGACCCAGACCACCGCCACTACAACCCCGACTACTCAGACGGCTACACCCAAGACATGCTCGGCATGCCCGAATGGGGCCAACGCCACGCCACCGACCCCAACCGCGACACCCCCGACCCCGGCCGCAGCTACCGCCAATGCTGCACCGCCGCCAGCTGGCACGGCCACGTGCTCTCCGCCCGCCTCATGGACCTCCAAGACGCCTGGAACCACGACCCCCTCTTCGACTACAGCGACCGCTACCTCGGCGAAACCACCGACCCCGCCTGGCCCAACCTCAACCCCACCGGCAGCAACCGCTTCTCGGACCGCCCCTTCACCGAAAACATGTGGCACACCCACCGATGA